One segment of Solanum lycopersicum chromosome 1, SLM_r2.1 DNA contains the following:
- the LOC104647902 gene encoding uncharacterized protein, giving the protein MKYQDNQHFSHHHILRKLVLDENEELQCQACENSIFVPFHGCISCNFYLHDNCLNAPRSLIHPSHPSHPLTLLPTPTYSTRSFTCNACGSEGRSCSLSCAHCEFDLHMQCALLPQTVLLPQHHYHELKLIFDSSFGDEDESCIFVCDLCNGKVEHNSWLYYCADCDFGTHIECSSISKYVNKPKEDAVITKSNEELVISKSTKISVGMTDKKTSQNPKMKVVVESPVEKIAEELSEAEENALIMEPNLEEPINKEITEQVFNTSTKDPVRKTEKKFAKSVRVLNPKMKTVEKPADKSEEENEEILKPKEVPTRRKTKKKTDKNPGENPKRKPVSESSQDENSADNLRGGGEEEESSELTYYEAQRRLKEQHMKNMIILQAMDNAASYVGPSGGYYYY; this is encoded by the coding sequence ATGAAATATCAAGATAACCAACATTTCAGCCACCATCATATTTTGAGAAAACTTGTTCTTGATGAAAATGAGGAACTTCAATGTCAAGCCTGTGAGAACTCCATTTTTGTGCCCTTTCATGGTTGCATCTCTTGCAATTTTTACCTCCATGACAACTGCCTCAACGCGCCTCGTTCTCTGATTCACCCTTCTCATCCTTCTCACCCTTTAACCCTTCTTCCAACTCCTACTTATTCGACCCGATCTTTTACTTGCAATGCCTGTGGATCTGAAGGAAGATCATGTAGCTTAAGTTGTGCTCATTGCGAGTTTGATCTGCACATGCAATGTGCCCTTTTGCCCCAAACTGTCTTACTTCCCCAACACCATTATCATGAACTTAAACTTATATTTGATTCCTCTTTTGGAGATGAGGATGaaagttgcatttttgtttGTGATCTCTGTAATGGAAAAGTAGAACATAATTCTTGGTTGTACTATTGTGCTGATTGTGATTTTGGAACACATATCGAATGTAGTAGCATTTCTAAATATGTCAACAAACCAAAAGAAGATGCAGTCATCACGAAATCAAATGAAGAACTTGTCATTAGtaaatcaacaaaaatttcaGTGGGGATGACAGATAAAAAAACATCCCAGAATCCCAAAATGAAGGTAGTAGTTGAATCTCCAGTCGAGAAAATAGCAGAGGAATTATCAGAAGCAGAAGAAAATGCATTGATCATGGAACCAAACCTGGAAGAACCAATCAACAAAGAAATTACTGAACAAGTATTCAATACATCAACAAAAGATCCAGTTAGGAAAACAGAGAAAAAATTTGCCAAGAGTGTTAGAGTACTAAATCCCAAAATGAAGACAGTAGAGAAACCAGCAGACAAatcagaagaagaaaatgaagagattCTGAAACCAAAGGAAGTAccaacaagaaggaaaacaaagaaaaaaacagaCAAGAATCCAGGAGAAAATCCCAAAAGGAAGCCAGTATCTGAATCGTCTCAAGACGAAAATTCAGCAGACAATTTacgaggaggaggagaagaagaGGAGTCGTCAGAATTAACATATTATGAAGCTCAGCGCAGATTGAAAGAACAACACATGAAAAACATGATCATACTTCAAGCTATGGACAATGCTGCTAGCTACGTTGGGCCATCAGGgggttattactattattga
- the LOC104647952 gene encoding uncharacterized protein yields the protein MNQSQLLNRSYHPWPPPLPPRPTMVPENQQTFQVLQRPCFTPGSVNRSDWKLQNLYNFDFQKPHRLNKPRRFFQKKKQRDNYRFTPFTPHNTTSFLIRAKKSGGITSLVSPCPVTPAVLPTPKFSPAREILADVAKEEWGVDGYGSMNGLIRVRSPENEPEEEDEGEGVIVSWNSDVEEVEKRLSHDLSRFEMIYDPRNGGLGRDTYDFGYRVDDVEEHIERLEEENMELKEKMYVMERELEELRKKVRYLEGEDDNGDGNESDNEAGSEKSVGD from the coding sequence ATGAACCAATCTCAGCTTCTGAACCGGAGTTACCACCCTTGGCCACCACCTTTACCACCACGGCCCACAATGGTACCGGAAAACCAACAAACTTTCCAAGTATTACAAAGGCCTTGTTTTACTCCCGGGAGCGTAAACCGGAGTGATTGGAAACTCCAAAACCTTTACAACTTCGATTTTCAGAAACCCCACCGTTTGAACAAACCCCGCCGGTTTTTTCAGAAGAAGAAACAGAGAGATAATTATCGTTTTACCCCTTTCACCCCGCATAACACGACATCGTTCCTAATCCGTGCGAAAAAATCCGGGGGAATTACTTCTTTGGTTTCCCCTTGTCCGGTGACTCCGGCTGTTTTACCGACGCCGAAGTTTTCCCCGGCGAGGGAGATTTTAGCTGATGTAGCGAAGGAAGAGTGGGGTGTAGACGGTTACGGGTCGATGAACGGGTTGATCCGGGTCCGATCACCTGAAAACGAGccagaagaagaagatgaaggagAAGGGGTTATTGTATCCTGGAACAGTGATGTTGAGGAAGTGGAGAAGAGGTTAAGCCATGACTTGAGCCGTTTTGAGATGATCTATGACCCGAGAAATGGTGGGTTGGGTCGAGATACGTATGATTTTGGTTACAGAGTTGACGATGTGGAGGAACATATTGAGAGATTGGAGGAGGAAAACATGGAGTTGAAGGAGAAAATGTATGTAATGGAGAGGGAATTGGAGGAATTGCGGAAAAAGGTTCGGTATTTGGAAGGTGAAGATGATAATGGAGATGGAAACGAGTCGGATAATGAAGCTGGTTCTGAGAAAAGTGTAGGAGATTGA
- the LOC138347201 gene encoding uncharacterized mitochondrial protein AtMg00810-like has protein sequence MATVRSVVSIAAANHWIIHQMDVYNAFLQGDLYEEVYMKLPEGLNRKVGSDQDSFKAIETTLSLFTRRKDNSLVVVLVYVDDLLITGNDSNMIHETKAALQHAFKIKDLGELRYFLGLEFARSDSGILIHQRKYTLELLADMGLSGAKPISTPMEMNLKLTSTEYDDHMDSSHKDTLLEDPASYQRLVGRLLYLTTTRPDISFAVQCLSQFMHAPKVSHMNSALRLVRYLKTEPGLGILMSSTGGDSLQVFCDADWGSCINNRRSITGYLIKYGESLISWRSKKQVTVSRSSAEAEYRAMASTVAEIVWTVGLFQELEVDISLPVSVHSDSTSALQIAANPVFHERTKHIDIDCHFIREKIKDGMLITVYLPSSEQPADMLTKALGKGHHRYLMSKLGMKNIFIAPSLKGGVKELTKYVQVP, from the exons ATGGCAACTGTGAGGTCTGTTGTGTCTATTGCAGCTGCAAATCACTGGATAATACATCAGATGGATGTATACAATGCATTTCTACAAGGAGATTTATATGAAGAAGTATATATGAAACTCCCTGAAGGTCTTAATAGAAAAGTTGGCAGTGATCAA GATTCATTCAAAGCAATAGAGACTACTCTTTCTTTGTTTACTAGAAGGAAGGACAACAGTTTAGTAGTGGTATTAGTGTATGTAGATGATTTACTAATAACAGGAAATGATTCAAACATGATTCATGAGACTAAAGCAGCTTTACAACATGCATTCAAGATTAAAGACTTAGGAGAACTAAGATATTTTCTTGGATTGGAGTTTGCTAGAAGTGACAGTGGGATACTCATACACCAGAGGAAATATACTTTAGAGTTACTGGCTGATATGGGATTATCAGGTGCTAAACCAATATCAACACCTATGGAAATGAATTTAAAACTCACTTCCACAGAATATGATGATCACATGGACTCTTCACATAAAGATACACTTCTTGAGGATCCTGCAAGTTATCAAAGATTGGTTGGAAGGTTATTGTATCTCACCACCACTAGACCAGACATATCTTTTGCAGTTCAATGTCTAAGTCAGTTTATGCATGCACCAAAAGTTTCACACATGAATTCAGCACTCAGACTGGTCAGGTATTTGAAGACAGAACCAGGTTTGGGAATTCTAATGTCATCAACTGGGGGAGATAGTTTACAAGTATTTTGTGATGCTGATTGGGGTTCATGCATAAACAACAGGAGATCAATTACTGGTTACTTAATCAAATATGGAGAATCACTTATCTCATGGAGGTCTAAGAAGCAGGTTACAGTTTCCAGAAGTTCAGCTGAGGCTGAGTACAGAGCCATGGCCTCAACTGTTGCAGAGATTGTTTGGACTGTTGGTTTGTTTCAAGAATTAGAAGTTGATATCTCTTTACCAGTGTCTGTTCATTCAGATAGTACTTCAGCATTGCAGATTGCAGCCAATCCTGTGTTTCatgaaagaacaaaacacataGATATTGATTGTCACTTTATTAGAGAAAAGATCAAGGATGGAATGCTTATCACTGTCTATCTTCCATCTTCAGAACAGCCTGCAGATATGCTTACCAAGGCACTTGGAAAAGGCCATCATAGATATCTAATGTCCAAGCTAGGAATGAAGAACATCTTCATAGCTCCTAGCTTGAAGGGGGGTGTAAAAGAACTAACTAAATATGTACAAGTTCCTTAG